The following nucleotide sequence is from Streptomyces caniferus.
GTCTTTCACCTGCTCCGATGGTCCGCAGGCGTCCGCGCTTGTCCGCCGCTGTCCGTCAGCGTTGTCACGCAGTTAGACACTCGCAGTGCTTCGGTCTCAGGCCACGGCCGGACCAGTTCCATGGCGTTCGTAGAGTCGCTTCACTTGCTTAACCCAGAAGCCGAACTTCTCGTCCGCTGACGCGCTCATGGGGAGCAACTGGAGTTCCTTGGCCAACTGATAGAAGCCGGAGCCAGCGTCGTTGGCACCCAAGTAGTTCACCAGAGCCGAGAGCATGACGGGTGGGTCCGAGGGGGCGATCTCCTGATCTCGTTCCACGATCAGTCCGAGCAGATGCCCCATAGCCGCCCGCTCGTCAGCACGCTCGAAGTCGAAGGGACGGCAGCCTGTTCGCCTGGCCAGAATCACGTTGAGCTCGGTGTACGAGGTGAGCTTGCCCAGCTTCGCTCGCTGGACGAGGAAGCCACGACCAGCATGTACCAGCTCTTCCCATTCACTGTCCGCGCGGCCGTATCCAGACATCCCCGCCCCCTGAGCTACATCGATCCGTGAGCGGGAACGTACAGTGCCGGCGCAATGCCCACAATCGCTCGATGGGCTGAGCACTGAAGCTCGGGATGACAGCGAGAAACGCCCCATCTTGCCGTACCGCCACCCCTGGGTGCTAACCCGTATGGGCGGGAGCTGTGAGCTGGGGGTTCGCTGCTGGCGGCGGTGGCTCGACTGTCACTGCCGGTCGTCGATGGTCGGCCTCAGGTGCCCTCGCACGGCCCAGGGACGGCCCAGGGAACGATCACTCGGCGGACGTCCGCCACTCATCCAGCCAGACCCTCACCTGGTGGTTGTGGGCGTGCCAGAAGACCTCCCCCTCGACGGAGGCCCCGAGGGCGGGCAGCTCCATCCCCAGCGGCATGGCCGTGATCTCGGCTAGCGCCACGACGTTGGGCACACCGTCCATACGTATGAAGACGCCAAAGGGCTGGCGGCCGATGACCTCTCCAGTGATGTGGGTCCCCACAGGCAAGGCTGCAACGGTTGCCGCCCAGCTCTGGAGAACTACATCTGCGACCGGGAGATCCGGGCTCGTAGGCCACGCGTACTCATCCATCAACAGATCATGACGCAGTGAGCAGCCTGGGGCTTAGAAGGCGCTCATGCGCACCAGAGTCTCTTCTGCCCTGACCAGCGAAGACAGGCCCTCGGAAGTGGCAGATGCTACCTGCGCCGACACGCATTCGACAGGGATCGCCCGCGGCAGGACACGGTGGCAGTCGCGGTCTCGCCAGGCTGGGCTGTGACTGCTGAACTTGGTGCTATGCAGGCCGTGCTTGTTGCGCTCATCGCTGTCCTCGGGACGCTAGGCGGATCCATCGTGACAGGAGTTCTCCAACGCCGACATACTGACCGTGCTGCTGAACTCGACCGCCGGGAGCGAAATAGACAAGAGCAGCGAACGGCCATTTGCGATCTTGCGGAGGCGTTAGTGGAGCTCCGCCACCGGCAGATCTGGCGTTGGTCCACGAGGCGCGACTACGGCACTGGAAACGACACGTACCGCGAGGCCAAGGACGCTTGCTTTGAGGCACGCACCTCGAGCCGAGCTTGCCTCCTCCGCCTTCGGCTCGCGGGCGTTCCTGACTCAGTCGTAGACCTGGCGGTGGTTGCATTCGAGGCATCCATCGTCATCGAAGAGGCCTCCGATGCTGCGGAGTTGGAGCAGAGAGCAGAGGTGTCCAGAACGGCCATGGACTCATTTGTTGCTGCCGCAGCGCGCCACTGCGCTGCCATGTAGCCCAGCTTTGATCGGTACGGGGCCTACCGTTCGGCCGACGACCAGCAGACTCGATGTGGCCCCCCTGGGTCTCAGCCGACGACAGCCAGCCACGACGGCGGTTCTGTCGACCGACTAGGCGCGCGTGTGTCTCGCTGCACCCCCACCGGCCTCAGCCACGCTGCATCTGTGTGTGTCGAGTAGGTCGAGCGCCGCGACCGCATCTCTGCCGACCGTACTTCCACCTGATGGCCGC
It contains:
- a CDS encoding RNA-binding protein, with amino-acid sequence MDEYAWPTSPDLPVADVVLQSWAATVAALPVGTHITGEVIGRQPFGVFIRMDGVPNVVALAEITAMPLGMELPALGASVEGEVFWHAHNHQVRVWLDEWRTSAE